The Parabacteroides sp. AD58 genome includes a window with the following:
- a CDS encoding HAD family hydrolase, whose translation MVKGIKNLIFDFGGVLINLDRTACREAFEKLGIASIHESVLDDYRQKELYMQLESGNISAAAFRASMRRLSDQQLTDSQIDEAWVSILGDIPSYKLDWLLELRKQYHILLLSNTNSIHWQWAVQNRFQYKGHKVDDFFDRIYLSYELHMQKPDVEIFKFVLQDSMITADSTFFIDDSAINCKAAEAVGIQTYCCPAGSDWTFLFK comes from the coding sequence ATGGTGAAGGGTATCAAGAATCTGATCTTCGATTTTGGAGGTGTATTGATTAATCTCGATCGTACGGCTTGTCGGGAAGCCTTTGAAAAGTTGGGTATAGCAAGTATTCATGAAAGTGTTTTAGACGATTACCGTCAGAAGGAACTGTATATGCAGCTGGAATCAGGAAATATTTCGGCTGCCGCTTTTCGTGCGAGCATGCGGCGTCTGTCGGATCAGCAGTTGACCGATTCTCAGATAGATGAGGCTTGGGTTTCTATCTTAGGTGATATTCCAAGTTATAAATTGGACTGGCTGCTCGAATTGCGTAAGCAGTATCATATACTTCTGCTGAGCAATACAAACAGTATTCATTGGCAATGGGCCGTGCAAAACAGATTTCAGTATAAAGGACACAAGGTGGATGACTTTTTTGACCGGATTTATCTTTCCTATGAACTTCACATGCAGAAACCGGATGTAGAAATATTCAAATTCGTTTTACAGGATTCGATGATTACGGCTGATTCAACGTTTTTTATTGATGATTCGGCTATCAATTGCAAGGCTGCAGAAGCTGTGGGCATTCAAACGTATTGTTGTCCTGCGGGTTCGGACTGGACTTTCCTGTTTAAATAG
- a CDS encoding glycoside hydrolase family 76 protein yields MMKKYFVATAMVLLLSACGGNKHTPFDTKMHASLERSLTWRTDSTGIWETAGWWNSANLLTAVIRYAEVTKNKREIVPVIEDVYNKAKHYPIADSTGQVVRYCDNFINDYYDDEGWWALAWINAFRLTNDKKYLDMAETIFKDMTTGWSDDTCGGGSFWKKNPLQYKNSIANNLFALTAIRLYNETGKQMYADWFKKEVNWYLQTGMYNTDIQQIEDGLNKEDCMPNRGAHYTYNQGVAIAVLTEMYLHSHDKKYLSMAEKIAQATITKELVNDEGILCEMNPQVAKSRDGVQFKGIFIRHLGFLYKVTNNAIYKDFIIKNAESIITRDYDPNTMSFGCYWYGPFQEVSAAANSSALECVIEAKAIY; encoded by the coding sequence ATGATGAAAAAGTATTTCGTAGCAACAGCTATGGTGTTGCTTCTTTCGGCTTGTGGAGGGAATAAACATACTCCTTTTGACACGAAAATGCACGCCAGTCTTGAACGCTCTCTGACTTGGCGAACAGACTCAACCGGGATCTGGGAAACGGCTGGCTGGTGGAACTCTGCCAACCTGCTGACTGCAGTCATCCGCTATGCAGAAGTAACTAAAAATAAAAGAGAGATTGTTCCGGTAATCGAAGATGTGTACAACAAGGCCAAACATTATCCGATTGCTGATTCAACAGGCCAGGTAGTTCGTTATTGTGATAACTTTATCAATGATTATTATGATGATGAAGGATGGTGGGCTTTGGCATGGATCAATGCTTTCCGTTTGACTAACGATAAAAAATACCTTGACATGGCGGAAACCATCTTTAAGGATATGACGACAGGCTGGAGTGATGACACATGCGGAGGCGGTTCATTCTGGAAAAAGAATCCGTTGCAATACAAAAACTCTATTGCCAATAATTTGTTTGCCTTAACGGCAATCCGGCTTTACAATGAAACGGGGAAACAAATGTATGCAGACTGGTTTAAGAAAGAAGTGAACTGGTATCTGCAAACGGGAATGTATAATACAGACATCCAGCAAATAGAAGACGGACTGAACAAAGAAGACTGCATGCCTAACCGGGGTGCTCATTATACCTACAATCAGGGCGTAGCCATTGCCGTGCTGACAGAAATGTATTTGCATTCTCATGATAAGAAATACCTGAGCATGGCAGAAAAGATTGCACAGGCAACCATTACGAAAGAACTTGTCAACGATGAAGGAATTCTCTGCGAAATGAATCCGCAGGTAGCCAAAAGTCGGGATGGCGTTCAGTTCAAAGGCATCTTTATCCGTCACCTTGGCTTTCTATATAAGGTGACCAACAATGCGATCTATAAAGATTTCATCATTAAAAATGCAGAATCGATCATTACCCGCGATTACGATCCTAACACCATGAGTTTTGGCTGTTATTGGTACGGCCCTTTCCAAGAAGTGAGCGCTGCTGCCAATTCAAGTGCTTTGGAATGTGTCATCGAAGCAAAAGCTATTTACTAA